gcatgagatttcaaaatatcttactttcaacatttgatatgttatctatattctactgtgaataaaatataagtttatgagatttgtaaattattccattccttttttacttacaatttctacagtgtcccaactttttctgttttggggttgtatttcTTAAGAATGAAGAATTTACTGAAATTACTTCAATATCTGGGATGATAAATATTGATTAGTATCTGATTAATAAGTAttcaaaataatttataaagatATTATGAAGAGGAGGCAGATTTGATGCAGAAGTAAACTAGCTAATAggccaactgtatagtattgtatataagggtttaatatcggcatcggccaatAGTGGCCCCAAAAAATCTAATATGTGCATCCCtaatgtacatacatgttgcaCACATAATactgtagcccagtttgtgctgaacacagtgttatgagaatTTTGCCATAGTTATGTTTTCAACTTTTGTTTTATCAgtccataaaatattttcccaGTAGCACTGGGGTTTGCCAAGGGGCTGTTTTGTaaacttcagactcacagcaAAGTTTTTCGGGAGAGCATCGGCTTCCTCCATAGTGTGTTTTGCCATAGACATTAGACACCATGTCTGTTCAAAGACTTATGTATGGTATTCTCATAAACAGAGATGGGTGCCAGTTCCAATATGCCTTCAAGCCTTTTGTGCGTTCTGCCTTAATTGTCATCTTCACTGTCCGGCCACTTTTAGGAAGGCTAGCTACAGTATAAAACTGTCTCCATTTATAGACAACTTGTCTAACCATAGACTGAAAGATGTCTaaacattttgagattgttttgtatCCTTTTTTTAGCTTTATGGAGTCCAACAACTTTGGATCGGATATCTTCAGAGAGGCATGGTTCATAAGAGCTGATACTTTTCACGGACAGCAATcttaaaatgtttgagtgcATTTTAATCAGTCAAAGTAGCACTAAACCACATCTTTTAAACTAATTTTATTAATTGGACTCCAGTTTGCAGCTTCTGACATAaattactttttattaaaataattagtctattcacttacattttccttCAGCACTGTGAATATTTAAtgggtgtttttttttaaatataaactagAGACACAGtaaactagaattatttgtgtcttgtcagcttatacacattgtgtttgtctattgttgtgacctagatgaggatcaaatcacattttatggcaaatcactgtAGAAAAACAGTTTATTCCTAGGGGTTCAcataggcaaggcaagtttatttgtatagcacatttcatacacagggGTCATTCAATACTTTATCTTGCCACTGATACATACTTTATCTTGCCACTGTATGAAATataatttggagtaaatttgaGATGACAAAAATTCAGATGAGTCTCAAAGTTAAGATCTGCACATTTTAAAACCGATTCATCCATGAATAAGTCATGTTCATTATTATCGTCTTCCACTATCAAAGTAATCCTCTAATCCCCGTCAGAATTTGGGGCAATTCCACAAGATTGATATCATACTGTATAAGCTGTTTATACAGTCATCTTCTGTACCTCGCGGTAAACACATGCTTTATAGGTGATGCATGTGTCATATTCAGATTCACAATTATTTTGCACCAACATCCAAAAACTGACATGTTTTCAACATGTAGCaattttcaaatgtatttaaaatggcATGGTTATGTTGTCAGAAGTTAAGCTACAAAACAGATAAGCTGTTCCTGAAATTTCTGTGATGACATCAAAAATATCCACacagaaataaaaatgttcatgCCTTTTCCGGGACTGACCTGATTGTCGCCCTTGCCCTGAGGCAAGTTTCTAcaatttttctttctttgtctCTTGTTTTCAGGCAAATAATTTGGTGTTTCACACAGCAGTGGAGCATTTCAGAAAGAGCATGGCTTCTTCAGAGGAAAGCACACAAAACCAGCAGCTCAATGGCAGAGGCTCTCTCCCCCATATTATTACTTCCAATGTCGAGCACGACTCTATCAAAGTCACTGCTGAACATTTGTTGAAAGATGGCAAAGCAGGTGAGCAGGACTTGACTTTCCTTCCAAACTATATTCTACATCGAGACATTGTTCTTAAATGggtgtattttttaaaaaggatACTAATTCACtacttctttgtttattttttattattttgactTGATTGGATTCTTGTTGTAGATGTAACATTTGTGCCCGTTTCCAATGTGACTGCACGGGTCGAGGTAGAGGATATTATTGCAGCGATTTGTCCCACCACCTGCTTTGTATCAGTTATGCTGGCCAACAATGAGACGGGCATCATTATGGTAGGCACGTTGCCTAGACAGCAATCCTGTTATTGTTTAGGCCTATTTAGTTTAAGTTTAAACTAGTATTTAGTATTAAGTTTTAATAACAACCAGTTTGTTTAACAGTAATTTTGCATAAGCACCCAGGGTAAAAGATTATTTTTCAACAGCCAATTAAAGACATTTGTCAGAGGGTAAAGGAAGTAAACAAACAGAGGTCTTTGTCAGCTCCCAGAATCCTTTTGCACAGTGATGCAGCCCAGGCTATTGGAAAGATTCGAGTGAATGCACACGAGTTAGGAGTAGACTACCTTACCATCGTAGGACACAAGGTGAGTAACTAGAGATGCTGTTGATATATAATAGCTCTCTTTAAGCAAAGAAAATTAAGAGATCACAATTCTGTTGATGGTACCTTTCAGTTTTATGGCCCTCGAATCGGGGCTTTGTTTGTAAAGGATCCTGGAAGCCCAACCCCAGTTTGCCCTCTGTTTTTTGGAGGAGGACAAGAGCGCAGTTTTAGACCAGGGTATGATATGGTTCATTGTATATGGTTTCATGTTTAAGTAATTAATTATATAACTGAATTAAAACAAGTGTATTATTCACTTAGAAATCAATACTGTTATGTCTTTATTTCTTAGAACTGAGAACACAGCAATGATAGCTGGCCTAGGAAAGGTAAAACCCATAATATTACTGTTAGTATCAATATACCACAAGCATCTTGATCACTTCCATTCAAATGGTTTGACACATTGTGCTGAAAAGATTCTTATCACAAAGCCTGTGATTAAATTCCTGAAATTGGTTTTGCTGACAAAAACAAATTGCTTATGTATGTAGTTAAttacaaaaatagtttttatgtGATGTGTTCCAGATAGTCAAGCTAAAATAGATATTAAGGCACtgggtagcactttattttacagtacgtgtacttaccttgtacatatatggtaaataagttgtacttaccgacaaatgtgtggtacttaattttaggtatctacatggtaattaattggtatcattactctatttaccagtggtacatacttggtagttattatatACCTCTATATAAGTatactgggtaataacagatacatacttatggtgtaggtatactgtaactaacgatAAACATTGACTATCATACTCagtaactactgggtacatttactagtacatccatggtaattGCATGGAAACAGTACTCtagtacagtaatgtttctcgttagttacagtatGAATTTTTATATGCAAATTCTTATCATTTGAAGACCAGCAGAAAATCAGTACATCATGGCGTGACTTTTCTATATTGATAAGCGAAGATGGATGAAGCGTTCCCAGCTCAATGtctaaaaaatatttgcatgctcAACGTCTAATGTGACCATAACCTTAATCGCCCAGTTTTAGAAGCATCTTGGGTTGTCAAGTTGGTTGAGAAAGGGTGTAATTTACCCAAGGAGCGAATCTACAGTAAAATAtgttgtttatacattttaatttgttcatttttagtCAATATATAATTTCCATACTTGAATTTTTtcttcatatttttaatttcaaaCTTCATATCAAATTTCATTTCAAGATGAATTTGTGTGGATTTcagttttaaagggacagtaagtggTAAATCTAGTggtaaattgtattttgcattcaaatagTGCTTTCTAGCGCCTcacttttccaaatgcgtgttgcaactacggtagccatTATGTACTCACTAATCTCCTTGTccatttcagctggttcacgtgcaCCACAAAATACACCAgggtttgttaaaaataaattcttaaatcaaggaAAGGGGAGACATACATTTACATATCGTAGGCCTGTTGCGACGCATTCCGTCCACGTCATATTTTTGCGTCAACGCTTCgcaaaacattaaatttaaggccaaaaaaaatgaatgatcaCATTCGTCTAATCTTTCGTAACAATCCGCTAGCTGCCCATCCCATAAGCAGGCTGTCAAAAAACCGCGTCTCTGTTGGCAGCCTGGGCTCTGAGATCTGCACTTTCACTAACCACTCAAAACCAAAGTTTTCCAAAACCAGTGCCAACCCTTATACTGTAACAGTCACACCATGTCGGTGATTGAAATGTCATTAAGAATTCAGCTCTTTTCAACAGAATCGCCTTATAATCCGATTTTAAGTTCTCTAAGATTTTACTGTTCTGTTCAGTAAAACATTTTTGAGATCACTCTCTAAAACTTTTATCTGGTGGTCAATGTGCATTTAATCTTTTGTCCTAGCTTTGTTAAGATGCGACGCAAAAGAGAAGCATTTTCCTCTCAGAAAGCATTTGATTGTTTcccataaaatgttttaattaatgGATGGATCAGTATTTTCTTTAATGAATATGGTCAAGTCAGAACGTACCTGGCAAATAAAATTCTCATTGGACAAAAGGGTTGTATTCAACCGCCATCTTTTTATACTTTGGGATCTGATGGGGAGTGACAGGTTGCAGATTAGTGCTGAGTGATCTGAAATTAATAAAGGTAGGATGTTAAATGAATTTACAAATTGAATGAGGTATTTTGACGGTGAGAGACGGAAAATAAAACTAGCCTCATATTTATTGGGGGAGTAAACAGAGAAGAAAACTATTTTCTGGTTATTCCAGGATCCCGCCGCATAGGTGATTCTTCCATTAACGTTTActcccgtttttttttttttttcaattaaaaaGGGAAATTTTCTGTTCTGGAGTATAATAACTCCTCTCGAAGCACTATTATGGTATTCATACGCTATCACTTTATACCGCTTATTTTGACATCGAGTAACATCGGAAACTTTGAGGTGTGATTCCTGTAGGAGAGCGATGTCAGCACTCTTACAGTGTAAATAATCTAAGCATTTAGTCCCCTCATTGGAGAGTTTAGACCGTTAACATTCCAAGATATCACATTAAAGTCCATCACCCTGCAGGTTGATAATTGTCACTAGACCATAGGAAGCAGCGGGGGCAATATAGCATACAggaaacataaaaatatgtagtACTCCCataaacacaagcaacacattTGTCAAAAATAAACCCTGGTGTTTCGAACAATATTTAGCTAAACCAAGAACAAAAGAGCGTAATGCTGTAGGCAGCATGCAGCGGGGTAACATTTGCCCTCTTCTCTGCCTGGAAAGTAGCATTATCTACTTCCATACGGTCGATTTCAAGATAACCATAAAACAAGTGACCTGTTCACCCGAATGTCCCAATCAATCAAAAAGAACTTAAATTTCTGCTGTAGAACAACGCCGCCGGATTCTGATTTAATCCTTGGATGCCTCTGAAGTAAAGACCTTTTCTATCTCCGAGTTTCCACCCAGCGGCGACACAAACTTTTCCAAGTCGTTCAAGGTTTTAAAAAACAGCTGCTCGTGCCCATGATGCACTTTCACTGTAGCTGGGTACAGAAGGAATGACTCGATGCACAATTGTTGAAGACGCCTCCGTGCTTCGCCCATGACTTTCCTTTTTTGGGATGTTTCCTTACTGAAATCCGGAAAAAGCGCACCGTACGCCCTTCATAATACATGGATGTTGCATTTCTTGCACCATTAAGGATCGCTTGTCTGTCATTACACCGTAGTAACTTAAAGGTCAGCATGCGATCCTTGCTCTTGGAGGTTTCATTATTAGCATATAGGCGATGGGGACGCTCAATTTCAATCTGCCTTCTCTGCAGACCCGGTATCCATT
This Paramisgurnus dabryanus chromosome 7, PD_genome_1.1, whole genome shotgun sequence DNA region includes the following protein-coding sequences:
- the scly gene encoding selenocysteine lyase isoform X3 yields the protein MAEKAVPSVILDHNVWGNSAHYPGSDQNHRHISLDHHVAPDQSDRIYMDYNATTPVDPEVVRAITEALTDAWGNPSSNYLPGLKAKDTIYHSRDTIARMVGGNAADIIFTSGGTEANNLVFHTAVEHFRKSMASSEESTQNQQLNGRGSLPHIITSNVEHDSIKVTAEHLLKDGKADVTFVPVSNVTARVEVEDIIAAICPTTCFVSVMLANNETGIIMPIKDICQRVKEVNKQRSLSAPRILLHSDAAQAIGKIRVNAHELGVDYLTIVGHKFYGPRIGALFVKDPGSPTPVCPLFFGGGQERSFRPGTENTAMIAGLGKAAELVSLNLADYEAHFLNIRFYLEQKLIASFGEDKVHFNSHFPGSDILPNTCNVSILGRGLQGLFWIAICTN